One genomic region from Evansella sp. LMS18 encodes:
- the panC gene encoding pantoate--beta-alanine ligase translates to MIVITTVKDMQDWTGTIKRGGKTIGFVPTMGFLHEGHLSLAAQAGEENDHTVMSIFVNPLQFGEGEDFEEYPRDLERDKELARQNGVDVLFVPQVREMYPRIMTSSLTVKKGADVLCGKSRPGHFDGVATVVMKLFSIVSPDRAYFGLKDAQQVAVIENLVKDFHLKTDIVRGRTVREEDGLAKSSRNVNLTGEERSEAPEIYKVLRETKEIILKDSRKDTAYYEKFLQETLNRRISGTVDYAEIRTFPDLEKTDEINGTVIIAAAVKYSKVRLIDNILFSTE, encoded by the coding sequence ATGATTGTAATAACCACTGTAAAAGATATGCAGGACTGGACAGGAACAATTAAAAGAGGCGGAAAAACAATTGGATTTGTACCGACAATGGGTTTTCTCCATGAAGGGCATCTTTCTCTTGCAGCGCAGGCAGGAGAGGAAAATGACCATACAGTCATGAGCATTTTTGTTAACCCGCTGCAATTCGGCGAAGGAGAGGACTTTGAGGAATATCCGAGGGACCTAGAGCGTGATAAAGAGCTTGCAAGGCAGAACGGTGTTGATGTCCTGTTCGTTCCTCAAGTGAGAGAAATGTATCCTCGTATAATGACTTCCTCTCTCACCGTAAAAAAAGGAGCGGATGTTTTATGCGGCAAGTCAAGGCCAGGTCATTTTGACGGAGTGGCCACGGTAGTTATGAAATTATTCAGCATTGTGTCGCCTGACCGGGCATACTTTGGGCTGAAGGACGCGCAGCAAGTCGCAGTAATTGAAAATCTTGTAAAAGACTTCCATCTAAAAACTGACATTGTCAGAGGCAGGACCGTGAGAGAAGAGGACGGACTGGCAAAAAGCTCCCGTAATGTAAACCTTACCGGCGAGGAGAGGTCGGAAGCTCCGGAAATATACAAAGTGCTCAGGGAAACAAAGGAGATTATCCTTAAAGATTCCCGAAAAGATACTGCTTATTATGAGAAGTTCTTACAGGAAACTTTAAACAGAAGAATAAGCGGCACGGTGGATTATGCAGAGATAAGAACTTTTCCCGATCTTGAAAAAACAGATGAAATAAACGGAACAGTAATCATTGCTGCTGCAGTTAAATATTCGAAGGTTCGTTTGATTGATAACATTCTTTTCAGTACCGAGTGA
- a CDS encoding CCA tRNA nucleotidyltransferase, giving the protein MVSWDEAARQVLAELRKEGYEAYIVGGAVRDKVMGKPVRDIDICTDAAADAVKNIFPRTAEPGANHGTILVSAGGKAIEVSEFRGHPDGGLTEDLSVRDFTCNAMAMTEEGRIIDPFHGQADIRRKLLQSVGDPAERFTEDPLRLLRALRLSLQLGFKVDTGTNEAMEKLAPLIRQCAVERIAAEFEKAAKNELDINGLSFLLSHPVVKELPYLGHACIRLSEKAGAYEGNGFSIQTPVEWWSIIAGFRPPDEARSLLQEYKRSGKIIKSVMTVLEETARLPGKQWDDLTLYRLGPELIPVAEKLLALREVREPDIPCLISRFRELPLHSKKDLMLNGNLLMREFPQKPGKWIGKALNSAEEAVILGKVGNDTERILEWLKREKWV; this is encoded by the coding sequence ATGGTAAGCTGGGACGAAGCCGCCAGACAAGTCCTTGCAGAACTAAGGAAGGAAGGCTATGAAGCATACATCGTCGGCGGGGCTGTCAGAGATAAAGTTATGGGAAAGCCAGTAAGGGATATTGATATTTGTACGGACGCTGCTGCTGATGCTGTAAAAAATATCTTTCCACGTACTGCAGAGCCGGGAGCTAACCATGGGACCATTCTTGTATCTGCTGGAGGTAAAGCGATAGAGGTCAGTGAATTCAGAGGGCATCCAGATGGAGGTCTTACGGAAGACTTGTCGGTTAGGGATTTTACCTGTAATGCAATGGCGATGACAGAGGAAGGAAGAATAATCGATCCTTTTCATGGCCAGGCAGATATCAGGCGGAAATTACTTCAGTCTGTTGGGGACCCGGCGGAACGTTTCACAGAAGATCCACTTAGGCTCCTAAGGGCTCTTCGCCTGTCACTTCAACTGGGGTTCAAGGTTGATACAGGGACAAATGAAGCAATGGAGAAGCTGGCGCCCCTCATCAGACAATGTGCAGTGGAACGTATTGCTGCTGAGTTTGAAAAGGCGGCAAAAAACGAACTGGATATTAATGGGCTCTCCTTTTTATTATCACATCCTGTCGTTAAAGAACTTCCGTATTTAGGTCATGCCTGCATCAGGCTGTCCGAAAAAGCAGGAGCATATGAGGGAAACGGCTTCTCCATCCAGACTCCGGTGGAATGGTGGAGCATCATAGCCGGCTTCAGGCCGCCGGACGAAGCCAGGTCCCTCCTTCAGGAATATAAGCGTTCAGGAAAGATTATTAAATCGGTAATGACTGTACTTGAAGAAACAGCCAGATTGCCTGGGAAACAATGGGATGATCTTACGTTATACCGCCTGGGTCCTGAGTTAATTCCTGTGGCGGAAAAGCTCCTTGCTCTACGGGAGGTAAGAGAACCTGACATTCCTTGTCTGATCAGCCGGTTCAGGGAGCTTCCTCTGCATTCAAAAAAAGATTTGATGCTCAATGGAAATTTACTAATGCGCGAGTTTCCTCAAAAGCCAGGGAAATGGATTGGCAAAGCCCTGAATTCAGCGGAAGAAGCAGTCATCCTTGGCAAAGTGGGAAATGACACGGAGCGGATATTAGAATGGCTTAAAAGGGAGAAATGGGTATGA
- a CDS encoding tetratricopeptide repeat protein gives MNMEKWDTIYAWLNEQGSHLSEYEKSYWLAQLAEQHEKMLEKWSERLELLDEIKEKLVTSAPYSFNKENEDCEGISYFNLGLYEKTVEFFSVEAKLKLLSPRLNLYTGYAALYTGDGDKAKESFLNVLHQTSDPLEKHFSYLGLGLQEGQRQNTEQAVFYFEKAELLLFNPDVVYNLGICYLLMKMPDEALPYLKKTISAGDVDPEVFFWLGKCHLDTGNHTEAMEVWYHAAEKFNSKELLLTLALEFEEMELFSGALYCYRKLEKQGFDPAVVYHGLAWNYGLLDEREEAKKFFRRLFEHDIRNSNGWISYLWLLINWADRQEIDSALSEIKAHNITDPLLSELSEKAAEI, from the coding sequence TTGAATATGGAGAAGTGGGACACTATATACGCTTGGCTCAATGAACAAGGGTCACATTTATCTGAGTATGAAAAAAGTTACTGGCTGGCCCAACTGGCTGAACAGCATGAAAAGATGCTTGAAAAGTGGAGTGAGAGGCTGGAGCTGCTTGATGAAATTAAAGAGAAACTCGTCACATCTGCTCCTTATTCTTTTAATAAAGAAAATGAAGACTGTGAAGGAATCAGCTATTTTAATTTAGGCCTTTATGAAAAAACGGTTGAGTTCTTTTCTGTCGAAGCAAAATTGAAATTGCTATCCCCCAGGTTAAATTTATATACAGGTTATGCCGCTTTATATACTGGTGATGGTGACAAAGCAAAAGAATCTTTCTTAAACGTTCTGCACCAGACGAGCGACCCATTGGAAAAACATTTTTCCTATTTGGGTCTGGGTCTTCAGGAAGGGCAGCGGCAAAATACAGAACAGGCAGTTTTTTATTTTGAAAAAGCTGAATTACTCCTTTTTAACCCTGATGTAGTGTATAATTTAGGCATCTGTTATTTACTTATGAAGATGCCAGATGAGGCACTTCCTTATTTAAAAAAGACGATATCTGCAGGCGATGTGGATCCGGAGGTTTTTTTCTGGCTCGGCAAATGTCATTTGGACACAGGGAACCATACAGAGGCAATGGAAGTATGGTACCATGCAGCTGAAAAATTCAATTCGAAGGAGCTGCTGCTCACTCTTGCCCTGGAATTTGAAGAGATGGAGCTGTTTTCCGGAGCCCTTTACTGCTACAGGAAATTAGAAAAACAAGGCTTTGACCCTGCAGTCGTTTATCACGGACTGGCCTGGAATTACGGGCTGCTGGATGAGCGTGAGGAGGCTAAGAAGTTTTTTCGGAGGCTTTTTGAGCACGATATAAGGAATAGTAATGGCTGGATATCCTACTTGTGGCTGCTGATAAACTGGGCTGACAGGCAGGAAATAGACTCAGCGCTCTCGGAAATAAAGGCGCATAACATTACTGACCCCCTTTTATCGGAGTTATCCGAAAAAGCCGCAGAGATCTAG
- a CDS encoding ComEC/Rec2 family competence protein, whose product MRTSFLTRSILIFLVSILFFQTAVSAGYVELNLDEGETAFTFFDLTHGEAMLVQNKQGETVLINTGHKNSREELRERLELYQADLVDKLILTGSQDEYAGNLQWVLENYDVEEIFLSEEMLKSSGPLTKRFQGKINTLEKGSQYTIMDGLQLDVLYVEENNEADKGGVVFFLQNNNKKLLFISLADIHVENELVREFDLKSTIFKVPDFASDRATSQKLLEEVDPQVAVIFRDGNEPPSSHVLERLEATWIDIYQTSRMGTVTIKCNEEDYDIITLKPSDTRDMLHAGWLHKLW is encoded by the coding sequence ATGCGTACAAGCTTTCTGACACGGTCTATACTGATTTTCCTGGTTAGTATTTTATTTTTCCAGACTGCAGTTTCAGCAGGGTATGTTGAGCTGAATCTTGATGAAGGGGAGACAGCCTTTACATTTTTTGACCTGACCCATGGGGAAGCGATGCTTGTTCAAAATAAACAGGGAGAAACAGTCCTGATTAACACAGGCCACAAAAACAGCAGGGAAGAGTTGAGGGAAAGGCTTGAATTGTATCAGGCAGATCTGGTCGACAAGCTGATTTTAACAGGCAGCCAGGATGAATATGCCGGGAATTTACAATGGGTCCTTGAGAATTATGACGTTGAGGAAATCTTCCTTTCAGAAGAGATGCTGAAGTCTTCTGGTCCGCTGACCAAAAGATTCCAAGGCAAAATAAACACTCTTGAAAAAGGCAGCCAGTATACCATTATGGATGGCCTTCAGCTTGATGTCCTGTATGTGGAGGAAAATAACGAAGCAGATAAAGGCGGAGTAGTATTTTTTCTTCAAAACAATAACAAAAAATTATTGTTCATAAGCCTTGCTGATATTCATGTTGAAAATGAGCTCGTCAGGGAATTCGATTTGAAATCGACTATTTTTAAAGTCCCGGACTTTGCGAGTGACCGTGCGACATCCCAGAAACTGCTGGAGGAAGTGGACCCTCAAGTCGCTGTTATTTTCAGGGATGGGAATGAACCGCCAAGCAGCCATGTGTTGGAAAGACTTGAGGCTACATGGATAGATATTTACCAGACAAGCAGAATGGGAACGGTCACGATTAAATGTAACGAAGAAGATTATGATATCATTACGTTAAAACCGTCTGATACCAGAGACATGCTGCATGCTGGCTGGCTTCATAAATTATGGTAA
- the panD gene encoding aspartate 1-decarboxylase, producing the protein MFREMMSGKLHRATVTEANLNYVGSITIDEDLMESVGVLANEKVQVVNNNNGARLETYVIPGSRGSRTICLNGAAARLVQPGDTVIIISYKWVKEEECFSHQPKVAILNEKNEIIEMMHTEPAATVR; encoded by the coding sequence ATGTTCAGAGAAATGATGAGCGGAAAACTACACCGCGCTACGGTTACAGAAGCAAATCTAAATTATGTGGGAAGCATTACAATTGATGAGGATTTAATGGAATCCGTTGGAGTACTTGCAAATGAAAAAGTACAGGTGGTCAATAATAATAATGGAGCAAGACTGGAAACATATGTCATTCCCGGGTCCAGAGGTTCCAGAACAATCTGCCTGAACGGAGCGGCTGCCCGTCTCGTCCAGCCAGGTGATACAGTAATCATTATTTCTTATAAATGGGTAAAAGAAGAAGAATGCTTTTCTCATCAGCCGAAAGTCGCTATTTTGAATGAAAAAAATGAAATCATTGAGATGATGCATACGGAACCAGCAGCTACAGTCCGGTAA
- a CDS encoding biotin--[acetyl-CoA-carboxylase] ligase, whose product MKAKVLQLLRDHSEEHLSGEKISEMLGCSRTMVWKYIDALRKEGYKISAVPNKGYRIANEGDPLSEHEIVSRIKDNSLFHKIVYYDSLESTQTAANKLVSEGADEGTVVIADEQTGGRGRLGRKWESAKNSGIWMSLILRPAISMRQAPQLTLITAVAAVRAVEAVTNAEVHIKWPNDILMNGRKLAGILTEMQADPDRVKSVIIGIGLNVNQTGFEGELSQIATSLAAETGGTYSRSALIAVLLKEFEWIYELYLSKGFSVIKPMWEAHASTIGRRITASNLQGEITGVAEGIDEDGVLLLRDDAGELRKIYSADISFAKS is encoded by the coding sequence ATGAAGGCAAAAGTATTGCAATTACTAAGGGACCATTCAGAAGAACATTTATCTGGTGAAAAAATAAGCGAAATGCTCGGCTGCAGCAGGACCATGGTCTGGAAATATATTGATGCTCTCAGAAAAGAAGGTTATAAAATTTCGGCTGTACCGAATAAAGGATATCGTATTGCTAATGAGGGCGATCCGTTAAGCGAGCATGAAATTGTTTCCCGAATAAAAGATAATTCCCTGTTTCACAAAATTGTTTATTATGATTCCCTGGAGTCTACCCAGACCGCAGCTAACAAACTGGTGAGTGAAGGAGCTGACGAAGGGACTGTGGTTATTGCAGACGAACAGACAGGTGGACGGGGAAGACTCGGAAGAAAATGGGAATCTGCGAAAAACTCAGGTATCTGGATGAGTCTCATACTGCGCCCTGCCATCAGTATGCGCCAGGCTCCACAGCTTACTTTAATTACAGCCGTTGCTGCTGTAAGAGCTGTGGAAGCAGTGACAAATGCGGAAGTACATATAAAATGGCCTAATGACATATTGATGAATGGGAGAAAATTAGCTGGCATTCTGACAGAAATGCAGGCTGATCCTGACAGGGTGAAATCTGTAATCATTGGAATTGGCCTGAATGTTAACCAGACAGGATTTGAAGGGGAACTCAGCCAGATCGCCACTTCCCTTGCTGCGGAAACCGGCGGGACATACAGCAGGTCTGCTTTGATAGCAGTGCTGCTGAAAGAATTTGAATGGATTTATGAGCTGTACTTGTCGAAAGGTTTTTCGGTGATAAAGCCTATGTGGGAAGCTCATGCTTCCACAATAGGGCGCAGGATTACCGCTTCGAACCTGCAGGGGGAGATCACCGGTGTGGCTGAAGGTATCGATGAAGATGGTGTTTTACTTCTGAGGGATGACGCCGGGGAACTGAGAAAGATCTACTCTGCAGATATAAGCTTCGCAAAAAGTTAA
- the dinG gene encoding ATP-dependent DNA helicase DinG produces MERFVIIDVETTGVSFAKGDRVIQLAYVVVENMEITDRYSSYVNPERNIPPFIQSLTGINKNHTEKAPLFKEAVIPLLEALDGAFFVAHNAEFDLNFINEELAAAGYSPYAGPVIDTVELSKIAFPSADSFRLSQLSEYFSVNHDQPHRADSDAEATAELFIQIIEKLSGLPFGVLRQLNKLSGSFKSHTASLIHKWQLAKMSEKTAEHLEEYRELVIRKAVKKRKEQSDGEAPDFSNYYNEYLTNEIWCKERMPNYEIRPGQLRMMEFVHERLNEKTFGLIEAGTGTGKTLAYLVPAAFKAKHAGEPVVISTQTIQLQEQLVKKEIPALKNVLPFSVKFTLLKGRGHYICLHKFEQLLQNDLSGSYERSLLKAQILVWLTETETGDVEELSLAPRSSRFWQEIASDAISCTGPDCPWFSRCFYQRAKRMAKEADLIITNHSLVLADSKADHQIIPGFKHIIFDEAHHLEDTATEQFGLQLDYLSLTHLLNEMGTEEGDGWLSSLSALSSSSTKSFVSRLNEQGINLKQEWYELFLLLNQYVQGKNTKYNERGRYTKKIDHGDLQWSPVNEAALRCRSALREMYLSLDTLQDILDENENDNKFLPGFKETLRNFFERTGKVLTVFESLILHHDDSMIYWMEAEIKGPKQSVYVHGRPVEVADLLADGLFRKKDSIIFTSATLAVGKKFNYISQRLGLEDFPTESEIVESPFNWGEQVQLMIPTDMPLIQEAGENNYIEAAVVQLYRIAQITKGKMLVLFTSYDMLKKCYYHLKDMLDDEFMLVAQGVQSGSRSKLTKNFQQFEQSILLGTSSFWEGVDIPGKDLSVTVIVRLPFSPPDDPVFQAKSSRLKEEGINPFMKLALPQAVLRFKQGFGRLIRTSSDKGAVIVLDRRIVTTRYGGAFIKSLPDIPVLEKPLDELEEDLSDWIK; encoded by the coding sequence ATGGAACGGTTTGTTATCATAGATGTGGAAACAACAGGGGTATCTTTCGCTAAAGGTGACCGTGTTATTCAGCTTGCATATGTAGTCGTGGAAAACATGGAGATTACTGACAGATATTCAAGTTATGTTAATCCTGAACGGAATATACCCCCGTTTATTCAGTCGCTGACTGGCATTAATAAAAATCATACGGAAAAAGCGCCTCTGTTCAAAGAAGCAGTAATTCCGTTACTGGAAGCACTGGACGGTGCTTTTTTTGTGGCCCATAACGCTGAATTTGACCTTAATTTTATAAATGAAGAGCTGGCAGCTGCAGGTTATTCCCCGTACGCAGGACCTGTTATTGACACAGTCGAATTATCAAAGATTGCTTTCCCTTCTGCTGACAGCTTTCGGCTGTCCCAGCTTTCCGAGTACTTTTCGGTAAATCATGACCAGCCCCACCGTGCCGACAGCGATGCGGAGGCAACAGCCGAGCTGTTTATCCAAATCATTGAAAAACTTTCAGGTCTTCCTTTCGGTGTCCTGCGCCAGCTAAATAAACTTTCCGGGTCTTTTAAAAGCCATACTGCTTCATTAATACATAAATGGCAGTTAGCAAAAATGTCAGAGAAAACAGCGGAACACCTGGAAGAGTACAGGGAACTGGTGATCAGAAAAGCTGTAAAGAAAAGGAAAGAACAAAGTGACGGGGAAGCACCTGATTTTTCTAACTATTATAATGAATATTTGACCAACGAGATTTGGTGCAAAGAAAGAATGCCAAATTATGAAATAAGGCCCGGACAGCTGAGGATGATGGAGTTTGTCCATGAAAGACTGAACGAAAAAACTTTTGGCCTTATTGAAGCCGGTACCGGCACAGGTAAAACTCTCGCCTACCTTGTCCCTGCAGCTTTTAAAGCAAAGCATGCGGGAGAGCCGGTAGTCATCAGCACGCAGACAATCCAGCTCCAGGAACAGCTTGTAAAAAAAGAAATCCCTGCTTTAAAAAATGTACTTCCTTTTTCAGTGAAATTCACATTACTGAAGGGAAGAGGCCATTATATATGCCTGCACAAGTTTGAGCAGCTGCTACAAAACGATTTGTCAGGTTCCTATGAAAGATCTCTCTTAAAAGCGCAGATATTAGTATGGCTGACTGAAACGGAAACAGGGGATGTGGAAGAGCTATCTCTTGCTCCAAGGTCAAGCCGCTTCTGGCAGGAGATCGCAAGTGATGCAATTTCCTGTACAGGACCAGATTGCCCGTGGTTTTCAAGATGTTTTTACCAGCGTGCGAAAAGAATGGCCAAGGAAGCCGACCTTATCATTACTAACCACTCCCTTGTATTGGCGGACAGTAAAGCAGACCATCAGATAATTCCCGGTTTTAAGCACATAATTTTTGATGAGGCTCACCATCTTGAGGATACAGCTACGGAACAGTTTGGCCTTCAGCTGGATTATCTTTCTCTCACACACCTTCTCAATGAAATGGGGACAGAAGAGGGCGACGGCTGGCTGTCTTCTTTAAGCGCTTTGAGCAGCAGCAGCACGAAGAGTTTTGTGTCCCGGCTCAATGAGCAGGGGATTAATTTAAAACAGGAATGGTACGAGTTATTCCTGCTGTTGAATCAATATGTGCAAGGCAAGAATACAAAATATAATGAGCGGGGAAGGTATACAAAGAAAATAGACCATGGAGACCTGCAGTGGTCCCCTGTTAATGAAGCCGCACTGCGATGCAGAAGTGCACTGAGGGAAATGTACTTATCTCTTGATACTCTTCAGGACATACTGGATGAAAATGAAAATGATAATAAATTTCTTCCTGGCTTTAAGGAAACACTGCGAAATTTCTTTGAGCGGACCGGAAAAGTCCTTACGGTGTTTGAGAGCCTGATCCTCCATCATGATGATTCGATGATTTACTGGATGGAAGCTGAAATTAAAGGACCGAAACAGTCCGTATACGTCCACGGCAGGCCTGTCGAAGTAGCAGACCTTCTCGCTGACGGGCTTTTCAGGAAAAAAGATAGCATTATCTTTACTTCCGCCACTCTTGCTGTGGGGAAAAAGTTCAATTATATTAGCCAGCGGCTCGGTCTGGAGGACTTTCCGACAGAAAGTGAAATTGTTGAGTCTCCGTTTAACTGGGGCGAGCAGGTACAGTTAATGATTCCGACTGACATGCCTCTTATCCAGGAAGCCGGGGAAAATAATTATATTGAAGCAGCGGTTGTCCAGCTTTACCGAATTGCACAAATAACTAAAGGGAAAATGCTTGTACTTTTTACTTCTTATGACATGCTCAAAAAATGCTATTACCACCTTAAAGATATGCTGGATGATGAATTCATGCTTGTTGCTCAGGGAGTACAAAGCGGAAGCAGGTCAAAACTGACGAAAAACTTTCAGCAGTTCGAGCAATCCATCCTTCTTGGTACGAGCAGCTTCTGGGAAGGTGTGGACATTCCTGGCAAAGACCTGAGTGTTACTGTCATTGTCCGTCTGCCGTTTTCGCCGCCTGATGATCCGGTTTTCCAGGCAAAATCCTCAAGGCTTAAAGAGGAAGGGATTAACCCGTTCATGAAGCTTGCCCTGCCACAGGCCGTACTTCGCTTTAAACAAGGATTTGGAAGGCTGATCAGGACCAGTTCGGATAAAGGGGCAGTAATTGTTCTGGACAGAAGAATTGTCACCACCCGGTATGGCGGAGCCTTTATAAAGTCCCTCCCTGATATCCCAGTATTGGAAAAGCCGCTGGATGAGCTGGAGGAAGACCTTTCTGACTGGATAAAATAG
- the panB gene encoding 3-methyl-2-oxobutanoate hydroxymethyltransferase yields MKSTADFKKMKMNGEKISMLTAYDAPGAKLAEEAGIDTLLVGDSVGMVVLGYESTIPVTVQDMVHHTKAVKRGAGSTFIVSDLPFLSYHASEQEAFAAARVLLQEGGAHAVKMEGGGAVLETAEKLTAAGVPVVAHLGLTPQSVGVLGGYRVQGKESSEAEKLIADAEKAERAGVSMLVLECVPEALGEKISSLLSIPVIGIGAGRFTDGQVLVYHDLVGYTQGHVPKFVKRYTNISSSVKEALTAYHNDVKNGTFPEEEHVFQAMKDTEQRLYGGK; encoded by the coding sequence ATGAAATCTACAGCTGATTTTAAGAAAATGAAAATGAATGGTGAGAAAATTTCGATGCTTACTGCTTACGATGCCCCAGGTGCAAAGCTGGCGGAAGAAGCTGGAATTGACACGCTGCTTGTGGGGGATTCTGTAGGAATGGTGGTGCTGGGTTACGAGTCAACGATCCCAGTAACGGTCCAGGATATGGTTCACCATACGAAAGCCGTAAAAAGAGGTGCCGGGAGCACATTCATAGTTAGTGATCTGCCTTTTCTTTCATACCATGCTTCAGAACAGGAGGCTTTCGCAGCAGCCAGGGTGCTCCTTCAGGAAGGCGGAGCACATGCTGTAAAGATGGAGGGCGGTGGAGCCGTCCTGGAAACAGCAGAAAAACTGACAGCCGCAGGTGTTCCGGTCGTTGCCCATTTAGGGCTTACACCTCAATCTGTAGGCGTACTTGGGGGTTACAGAGTGCAGGGGAAAGAGAGCAGTGAAGCGGAAAAACTTATTGCCGATGCTGAAAAAGCAGAAAGAGCGGGAGTCAGTATGCTTGTGCTCGAATGTGTTCCTGAAGCACTTGGAGAAAAAATCAGCAGCCTGTTGTCTATTCCGGTTATTGGAATTGGCGCAGGAAGATTCACAGACGGACAAGTACTCGTTTATCACGATTTAGTCGGCTATACGCAAGGCCATGTTCCTAAATTTGTTAAACGATATACAAATATATCCTCATCAGTGAAGGAAGCTTTAACAGCTTATCATAACGATGTGAAGAACGGGACGTTCCCGGAAGAAGAACACGTTTTCCAGGCGATGAAAGACACTGAACAAAGGCTTTATGGAGGAAAATAA